The Helianthus annuus cultivar XRQ/B chromosome 15, HanXRQr2.0-SUNRISE, whole genome shotgun sequence genomic sequence caggcgcgagccgctccggtaagggtttgaatgaacaggtggcaccacatgggcatgttccaacctcccatgcagcccacactcgtgaatgttctgacgtgatcgtctgggtcagtcaacccattgaatttcccaacagttgggggtagcttctctcgtgaaagcggcgcgagtgcaattttcgggataaacttagagtgttccgcagcttccgctggtctgtatgccaggcggaaatctctttcagcttcttctgtgtagccaatgtgttgtcttggcttGTAGTACTCATGGTTTTTTGGTAAACGATTAAAGACTGACGATTCTTCGTCACCTTCCCATGTGGGATCATATGGGTCCGTTTCttcccattcattgttcatgttgcgcggcgtgagccggctgtgaacagggcctcgttgaaggttcgacggatattcatagtaactatccgtttcccctcttgtatcgcgcgtgtcttgtacgcttaaacgtcttgtagggggaggcctgttggtTCTGCCTTGTATATTGGCTGGTGGGggcatttggcgcaccccctgactcggaggggtgaccaaggacggttctgccgtcaaaactgcttgctgcgtgatgagcgattggtatgctgcattgatagtggcgatgttcttggcataccacgaggctggggtttcgccttctggtaagccaagtaatgcagatacattttgaggtggcGCTGTGTTCGAAGGTCCTTCTCCGTTCCCTGGGGTGACCACTTGTGTGATGCGGGTGAAGCTCCCGCGCGGACCCCCATTATTGTTGATTTCAACTTCGCCGATTTCttcgatttgttgggcttggaagttttggattccttcgcccaacgccgtgttagagttggttccgaaaccgaactctgggatgattccttgaccagtcatagtCGAAGGAAGAAAGgtgtcaaaggctcaaataaaagaagatgagggtggttatagaaaaaatcggtgggcgccaatgaagaaacagtgatctaattagggagttaattagattggtttatgttcctttcatgagggttaatcttcttaaggatatttgagctccgacttggtgatctaacctgcaaaacagaacaccgttactcgttaagaggggaatgtgggggtttccctcttaaccaggctccggcgtgagaataagcgattgctttgagagtaattaagtgtaaagagtgagagccaaaggaatagaatgtttaacctgtggaatgaggtctctatttatagccggagaggtgtgaggggttatgggctgatgggccttgggccagaagcggacaacaaaacggatatgctctttgtctcactggcgtcgaccgcttagtggcttctagatgctcgttggtgctggcgcaccttgattggagccacgtgtcattgttgtcggccttgttgtccttctgtcatcagcagatgagtggagatcgtgggacagttgtctccgtcctctgattggtgccatgtaggcgtccttgtgtacttctcgtcaggcgatcgtggcgcacgattgaccagagcctgctagacgctcattggctccttttactgccacttgtaccttatgtaccaCTGTAGGTTGCCGCGCGCTTCCCTACTGAGTTGCTCATTTCTTCCattgttttatgctaagtgctgatatctgggTTTGTTGTGTGCATTCCCTCGCGCGGGATAAATCGTAGTGCGATGTAGGTCGCGCGAGGTTGTTGTTAACAAGTTGTTGtgttaaggagtatggtctcacgcgtAACCTAATCTGAGGTTTGCGcaactttttgggaccataccccttcaccatGAAAAACAATTGGATCATCAAGATATAAGAATAAGATAAACCCAATCAAACCATGCGGTCTACGTTTTTGTATGATTTTCAAACTAAAGACTTTCTGATTTAACCATTTATCCTTCAACTTCTAGTCGATTTCGTGCTTGTTGCCTATGCTCTAACTTATCAACTCATAAGATTACATCTCATATCGTTATGGCAGGGACAACCTTTAGGTTTAATGTATGTCTTTCTGCCTATAAGTCGAACATGTTTGATATTTCAAGTTCAGTAGTGAACTGTTCCAAATAGTTACCCTTCAATGGAGAAGACATGATTGTCGAAGTGACATATATTTAAACGTATATGATTCAATAACTAAATGATCTTTATAAAACCTTTTAGAGTTTGGCCGATCCACAATAAAACTTTTCATCTATTAAGACCACGACCAATTTAATGTCTTACCTATTAGAAACTTTACAATTCTATATGTTACAATTACTAACTAACGTATTACACTTTGactttttttaatctttttatatGATTTTACCAATCGATTTTTAGCATTGACACTTAAAAACCCTTAACTGTTTAAAGGTTTTTTAATCGAGTTTTACATGTTTTTTATGTATGTGGGTATAAACTCAAGTTAATTTACGTTTCGATGTAAAATTTTCCCTGAAATGatttgggtcaaatataatatgacATATTATTTTGTACGTTTTCGGTTGGTCTACGTTTTAAcgtaaatttaattttttttttccgaaaatgagttgggtcaaatatagtacgtttttgtgcttatttttatgtacattttcagttggtctacgttttgacataCTTTTTTCGAAAACCAACTAGGTCTAATACAATACGTTTTCATTAGACGTTATAAATTTGATGTGCTTTACGTTTCAACGTCGCGTCAACACGAGTCAACTTAGTAGTTACTACACGAAAGTTAAGTGATATTTAGAATTTATAAAagatagagttaaatgccattttagtccctgttttTTGTGCCATTTTGCCGGTTTATTCCAAATGTTTGGTTTTTCGcctgtgggttcaaaaaggtttcaccattgctattttaatccactgggttaacttcattcatttatTTCGTTCACGAGAAGGGTAaatcggtcattttatatgtaattctattaactagaagggcaattcggccatataaaatgactgaattgcccttctcgttaacagaaaaaatgaatgaacttaccccagtgaactaaaatggcaacgatgaaacctttttagacccaCAAACAAAGAATGAAATCTTTAAACTAAATTGACGAAATGACACAAATTACCGGGACTAAAATAACACTTAACTCTTTAAGATAAAAGTAATACTTGTTTATCAAACCTCTCTTTAGTTTTTCAACAAATACTATTATTATACTCCAAActcaattttttattattatattttcttttaaaCTAAAAAGATTTAGCTagatttatttatctttttttatatGGTTGATGTTATCCATCTCTTCCCTTCCataaacaacaataacaataaccaCCACCCTCCCTCTCATCTACACACACTTCAACCACTCCTAACAATCTCTCTTCCTCTCCAAATGGAGAATATTCCCACTCTCACCGCTTCTAACTCACCGGAATTCGAGTTCAGAAACCCGTCTTCCGATCAAACCACCCTCCACTCCGCCGACCAACTCTTCTCCGACGGCGTCCTCCTCCCCCTCCACctcctcaccaccaccaccaccgatgACCCACCGGACATCCCAACAAACCCACCCTCAGATAACATCAATATCCCCGGATCCGACCCCAAAGTTCCAACCTTTACTGCATCTAAACGTTGGAAAGATATTTTCAAGAAAAACCCAGAAAAAAAAGACaaagaaatcaagaaaaaaaaagaaaaaaatgttgTCTCCGGCGCCGGTGCCGGAGTTGGAACGGCGACGGCGGAGCTGAATATAAACTTGTGGCCGTTTTCAAGAAGCAGATCGGCGGGGAACAACCGGCCGCGGACGGTTGCCGGAAACCGGAAAGTGAGTAGTGCGCCGTGTTCCCGGAGCAATTCCACCGGCGATAAGTACCGGAAATGGCCGAACAGTCCGGGTCGGGTCGGGGTTCATTTGGGTCGGAGTAGTCCGGTTTGGCAAGCGAAACGGGTCGGGCTGAGCCGGAGTTTACACGACGGTGTTGTTCGGAGCACCGCCGAGAAAAGTCCCCGGCCTGGGAAAAGTTCCGGCACCGGTACCGGTGCCGGAGGAAATGGTAAGGTGTTGAATATTAATGTTCCGACGTGTATTGGGTACCGGCAACGGATGGGTTGTCAGAGTGATGTGAGTAAAGAAAATAATGGAAGTGTTGCCGGAGGGAACGGTGGTGCAACGGCGGTGGGTGGCGGTGGTGACGGTGGAGCTAGTGGTTTGTTTAATTTGAGGAGCTTGTTTACTAAAAAAGTGTTTTGACTTTGTGTTTATTTATtacttttttactttttttttttggttttaatttTATGGGATTGTTAGatttccctttttttttttttgaatgttaATGTGTAAAATATTAATGGAAAATTGAAAGTAGCTTTCTAACCTGTCAGATTCTGTCTCTTTCGACTTTATAAACTTCTTTTTGGATCAATGTGTACGACTTTAACTAAATAATGTGTAAAAATAAACATTATTTAATTCAAATGTTTGAtcattaattaaaaatatattttggcACAACGTTTGAATCTGATGGAAAGGTTTTACGTTCCGAAATACATGAACCATCTGGAATTCAAGTAATACGTAATCATAAATTTCAAGGGTATTATTTTCCATATAAATTACGTAGCGTGCGTAATCACGTAGTAACTGTTTACTCAATTAGGGGAGTCGGGGTGTTCattagtgatagaattctatcattCCCAATATCCAATTAactcatgccatgtcatcacccaatattctatcactagtgatagaaatgtagagGGGtgatcactagtgatagaatcctatcactcccaaatttttttaatttttattttaaaattaaaaattaacaataaaacactaaattataaatttcattaaaattaaaatacaaattatatagcaaaataaaaaacaactaaacattggaaaaaaaaaaaccttaaattAAACGGGTGGTATCTCCCAACCTCACTTTGCGCAAATCTCGCGCTTTTGTTGAATTACAGTTGACTTAAAAGGTTCGTCGAGATGGGCGTGCTTTtcacacaagatttttaaatcattttgtctttcAACCGTTTTCAAGTGTCCCATGTACGCCTGCTTGCGTTCAACTTTTACGGACATAATTTTATCTTTTCTTTCTTCGGCCTTCTTGTATCGTGTCATTTTCTCCTCTTCGATTCTGAAGATCGACTCCGCCACCGCTTCCTTCCCTTTGCTTGACGATTCACCACCTCTCCTGCGGCGTGGCCTTGTAGGTGTATCTTCTTCAACGGGGTCGTCAACAGGTTGATCGGGTTCGTCAAGGGGGTCGTCGTTTAAGTTCATTtggggcaagttatccgacgcggAAGTCGTGTAGTTTCTCGAATCGGGTGTCTTTGATCATTTCGAACCTCCTCGTTTTTTTGGAGCCGTAGGACCACGCATGTCAACCAACTCAACCAGGGACCCACTTCGGGTGATTTATCGCAACTTCCCATGCCGCCACGTGTGGAAAACTCCTCTTTTTGTAGAGATCGCAATACTCTTCGGTGGCATGTCGCATGATTGTCGCATCGCTCGCTCCACTTTGTGGATTTCGGTTCTACAAAAATATAAAAggttatgtattttttttttaaataattgttttctgttttttaaaaataaactgttttctgttttttataaaaaaattgttttctgtttttttaataaattgtttctgttttttattaaactgtttctgttttttaaataaaaattgtttctgtttttttaattgtttctgttttttttaaataaaaattgtttctgtttttttaactgtttctgtttttttaaataaaaattgtttctgttttttttaactgtttctgttttttttttaaataaaaacagtttctgtttttttataaaaaaaattgtttcttgtaaaattatttttgaaatcaaATGGAGAATTGTATGATTTTTTGAAGTGAGTTGGATAAATTTTGATATGAAATGGATTGGGTTTGATAGATTTTAtataaaatattcaaaaaaaaaaaataacccaACGTTCATTTTTCCTTCAACGGTCACAATCAAACGGTTCTTTTTTTGAATTTCAACGCGTTATGGGTTCAACGCGTTTGATTTTCAACGCGTGATAGAGGTAGCGGCGGCGGTGTGCGTTATAGAACTACGCGTGGTGGGAGGTCCATCACGGACCGCCCCGCCTCCCCTTACGTAATGGTATACAGTCACGCAATGTTACGTAATTACACATTGGTGTATAATCACGTAACGACATGTTATTGTTCTGAATATAAGGCATATTACGTAACATTTTGTAATCACGTATTGGTATATTATCACATAGCATGTTAAACTtccttttttaattaaaaaaaacctaTAATGATATTATGCTCAacttaaagagaataaaatgtctgttttaattgtgtaatttaaaaaatatatattaacatATGAGTTGGTTTAAAAGTCAACAATAATGATCTTTTTTACCCTTTCTTACCCAGGTAGCACTTATTTTCATTACGTGATTGCTATCTTTTACGTTGAATTGTTAAGACTAAACCCAATGGTACATACAAATTATTAGAAGaatttctctttctctttttcattAATTACCTTTTCACTCACCATCAAATTCAATGTAAATGCTGGTGAAGGTATTAGATAGATTTTTCATAATATTTCCTAGACTCACATGTTTTGATACTTTGTACATAGTCCCCTACCACATTGCTGATATAAATAATTACTTATGAAATATGTATAAAAGTAATATTTATTAGAATATGATAAGGTTTGAAAAATGTatctaaaaaatatatttttaaatataataatctttaagaaaaAGATTCTACTAAAATCAGGAAATGTAGTCGCTAACACTCTCAATCTAATCTAGAGGTGTACATAAAAACTCGATATGGATTTTAACCTATAAAACTCGAAACACGGTATTTTAATAATTGTGTATAATATATCATGGTTTTGTACCTGACCCTACCTATAGAGTATCGTTTTTTTATCTCTCCTAGAaaccaatgtcacaccccgaccacgtaaaacatcaaatcgtggcggaaacgtcggggagtgttgtaacagaattattg encodes the following:
- the LOC110913336 gene encoding uncharacterized protein LOC110913336, with amino-acid sequence MENIPTLTASNSPEFEFRNPSSDQTTLHSADQLFSDGVLLPLHLLTTTTTDDPPDIPTNPPSDNINIPGSDPKVPTFTASKRWKDIFKKNPEKKDKEIKKKKEKNVVSGAGAGVGTATAELNINLWPFSRSRSAGNNRPRTVAGNRKVSSAPCSRSNSTGDKYRKWPNSPGRVGVHLGRSSPVWQAKRVGLSRSLHDGVVRSTAEKSPRPGKSSGTGTGAGGNGKVLNINVPTCIGYRQRMGCQSDVSKENNGSVAGGNGGATAVGGGGDGGASGLFNLRSLFTKKVF